The following are encoded together in the uncultured Sphaerochaeta sp. genome:
- a CDS encoding aldose epimerase family protein → MLTKQVVAQTNDGQPIYLITLSSGQYSAEILSLGANLKTLKTPDRNQKVRDIVLGFENPLDNLTSTTYFGQIVGRFANRIAKGTFSLGGKQYTLETNEGENSLHSGKSNWGWRNWHVETFEWDGNPGVVLSLFSPDGDGGFPGKVNCTVSYVLTKNGELRIEYEATASQATPINLTNHSYFNLRGAGSGEITAHEVKLACDRYLEINDHLVPTGNILPVKDTAFDFTKGKSLGKDMEEAGGYDHCFILEQTPTTKLVEFAWIHEPVSGRTMKIKTTMPAVQLYSGNFLEGKDIGKGGVAYPKHGGVCFETQYYPDGPNHESFPSCIFSKERPYKHTTVFSFGVK, encoded by the coding sequence ATGTTGACCAAACAAGTTGTCGCCCAGACCAATGATGGGCAACCCATTTATCTGATAACCCTTTCCAGTGGACAATATTCCGCTGAAATTCTCAGTTTGGGGGCGAATCTCAAGACATTGAAGACCCCGGATCGAAATCAGAAGGTTAGGGATATTGTGCTGGGATTTGAGAATCCATTGGACAACTTGACCTCCACTACTTACTTTGGGCAAATCGTCGGACGATTTGCTAATCGTATAGCAAAAGGTACATTCTCCTTGGGGGGTAAGCAGTATACGCTGGAGACCAATGAAGGGGAGAACTCCCTCCATAGTGGGAAGAGTAATTGGGGTTGGCGTAATTGGCATGTTGAGACCTTTGAATGGGATGGAAATCCTGGGGTTGTACTGAGTCTGTTCAGTCCCGATGGAGATGGAGGATTTCCTGGTAAGGTGAATTGTACCGTCTCCTATGTGCTTACAAAAAATGGGGAGCTACGTATAGAGTATGAAGCAACAGCTTCCCAAGCTACACCGATCAATCTGACCAATCACAGTTATTTTAATTTGCGAGGTGCTGGCAGTGGGGAAATTACCGCTCATGAGGTGAAACTCGCTTGTGATCGATATCTTGAAATTAATGATCACCTGGTTCCTACTGGGAACATTCTTCCAGTGAAAGATACGGCTTTTGATTTTACCAAGGGAAAATCGTTGGGGAAGGATATGGAAGAAGCTGGTGGGTATGATCATTGTTTCATTCTTGAACAGACACCGACTACCAAACTGGTAGAATTTGCATGGATTCATGAACCTGTTTCAGGCAGAACCATGAAAATCAAGACGACCATGCCAGCTGTACAGCTGTACAGTGGGAACTTTCTTGAAGGAAAGGATATCGGAAAGGGTGGGGTTGCCTACCCCAAGCATGGTGGTGTCTGTTTTGAAACCCAATACTATCCCGACGGCCCGAACCATGAATCGTTTCCTTCTTGTATTTTCAGCAAAGAGAGACCTTATAAACATACGACAGTGTTCTCCTTTGGAGTGAAATAG
- the ltrA gene encoding group II intron reverse transcriptase/maturase: MEVPKQNVKDSQLQLEGLFSEDSPEGEGRKTASVSVRKNPEEGNQPTITSEEESLLTKTLDHIVSLQNMRTAFMKVAGKKGAGGVDGMKTEELTQYLQNNYSMVRQSLLEGTYKPQPVRRVEIPKDNGKTRDLGIPTVIDRGIQMAIVQVLTRIYEPKFSESSFGFRPGRSAHDALEKCIEHAREGYVWVVDMDLEKFFDTVPQSRLLQLVSETIKDGRVISLLYKYLKAGVMVDGIRQETTIGVPQGGPLSPLLSNIMLNESDRELEKRGHRFVRYADDMMILCKSERAALRVMESTTKFLEKKLKLKVNREKTVVRRITNDIKFLGYGFYSSGEVKLKVHPQSWKKLRTKLKEILNKNNGWSYEFRKMRLAYLVRGWVNYFRLANAKQRLLQLDEWIRHKIRAVILKANWRVRSRYRLFRQQGVKHEEALSVANARQGTWALSGYWKVSRWLSVDVLRAHGYLFFSDMYGKLHRVM; this comes from the coding sequence ATGGAAGTACCCAAACAGAACGTAAAAGACAGCCAACTTCAACTCGAAGGACTGTTTTCTGAGGATAGCCCGGAAGGCGAAGGTAGGAAAACAGCGTCTGTGTCTGTGAGGAAGAACCCAGAGGAAGGAAATCAACCAACGATCACTAGTGAAGAAGAGAGTCTCCTGACAAAGACACTGGACCACATTGTCAGTCTCCAGAATATGCGGACAGCATTCATGAAGGTTGCGGGCAAGAAAGGAGCAGGCGGGGTAGATGGGATGAAGACTGAGGAACTCACTCAGTACCTCCAGAACAACTACAGCATGGTACGCCAGAGTCTATTGGAAGGGACGTACAAGCCACAGCCGGTACGGAGGGTGGAAATACCTAAAGATAACGGCAAGACAAGGGACCTTGGAATTCCGACTGTCATAGACAGGGGAATCCAGATGGCAATCGTGCAGGTACTCACAAGGATCTATGAACCGAAATTCAGTGAATCGAGTTTTGGTTTCAGACCCGGAAGGAGTGCACACGATGCATTGGAAAAGTGTATCGAGCATGCCCGTGAAGGATACGTATGGGTGGTGGATATGGACTTGGAGAAATTCTTTGACACCGTTCCCCAGAGCAGATTACTGCAACTGGTGAGCGAGACGATTAAGGATGGACGAGTCATATCTCTGCTGTACAAATACCTGAAAGCCGGAGTCATGGTCGATGGCATCAGACAGGAAACGACCATCGGAGTACCTCAGGGTGGACCGTTGTCACCACTGTTGAGCAACATCATGCTGAACGAAAGTGACAGGGAACTTGAAAAGCGAGGTCATCGTTTCGTTCGGTATGCGGATGATATGATGATACTGTGTAAGAGTGAAAGGGCCGCCTTAAGGGTGATGGAGAGTACCACGAAATTTCTTGAGAAGAAACTGAAGCTGAAAGTGAACAGGGAAAAGACCGTCGTTCGTAGAATTACCAACGACATAAAATTCCTTGGCTACGGATTCTACAGTAGTGGAGAGGTGAAACTGAAAGTCCATCCTCAAAGCTGGAAGAAACTGAGAACGAAACTGAAAGAGATTCTGAACAAGAACAACGGGTGGTCGTACGAATTCAGGAAGATGCGACTTGCATACCTTGTGAGAGGATGGGTGAACTATTTCCGACTGGCAAACGCTAAGCAGAGACTGTTACAGCTTGATGAATGGATTAGACACAAGATTCGGGCAGTGATTCTCAAAGCGAATTGGAGAGTACGGTCAAGATACCGGCTTTTCAGACAACAGGGCGTAAAACATGAGGAAGCACTCAGTGTAGCCAATGCGAGGCAAGGAACCTGGGCCCTGTCTGGATATTGGAAAGTGTCACGGTGGTTAAGTGTGGATGTGCTACGAGCACACGGATATCTCTTTTTCAGTGATATGTATGGGAAATTACACCGAGTGATGTAA
- the yidD gene encoding membrane protein insertion efficiency factor YidD produces the protein MKKILWLLRQIFLIPVYLYKGILSPFFGGGSCLYHPTCSSYMVESVTKHGIFKGFIMGFARIIRCSRWFYGGNDPVPDSWSWKAIKDGFTLFHKR, from the coding sequence ATGAAAAAAATCCTCTGGCTGCTAAGGCAGATATTTCTTATCCCAGTGTACCTCTACAAAGGAATTTTGTCACCTTTTTTTGGTGGTGGAAGCTGTCTCTACCACCCAACCTGTTCTTCGTACATGGTAGAATCTGTAACAAAGCATGGAATTTTTAAAGGCTTTATCATGGGATTTGCCAGAATCATCCGATGCAGTCGTTGGTTTTATGGGGGAAATGATCCAGTTCCAGACTCTTGGTCTTGGAAAGCAATAAAGGACGGATTTACCCTCTTCCATAAACGCTAA
- a CDS encoding reverse transcriptase domain-containing protein, with protein MGNNLVGKVPCGCGTAKGRIPTVRDRIVQQALVQVLTPVFEPTFSDFSFGYRPNRSAEDAVRLAQLYMSEGYDHVVDLDLSKYFDTVDHDILMGLVDKDMEDKDIRRLIFVFLKAGVLYRGKLEKTERGVSQGNPLSPLLANVYLTPFDKEMEKRGLRFVRYADDCQLFTKSDYAAARVMKNATKYLEGKLKLKVNVEKTEAREAKGSSFLGFTFITLGSKENGRGVCRPRGEKIEGLKGKHKEITKRNRGVSVHQVIKEINETM; from the coding sequence ATGGGCAATAACTTGGTGGGGAAAGTCCCCTGTGGGTGCGGTACTGCCAAGGGCAGAATCCCCACCGTAAGGGACAGGATAGTCCAGCAAGCGTTGGTGCAAGTACTGACACCAGTGTTCGAGCCGACATTCTCGGATTTCAGCTTCGGCTACAGGCCGAACCGGAGTGCAGAGGATGCGGTGAGACTCGCTCAGCTCTACATGTCCGAGGGCTACGACCACGTTGTGGATCTTGACCTTTCCAAATACTTCGATACTGTAGACCATGACATTCTCATGGGACTGGTGGACAAGGACATGGAAGACAAGGACATCAGGAGGCTAATCTTTGTATTCCTCAAGGCAGGGGTTCTGTATAGGGGCAAACTGGAGAAGACCGAACGAGGTGTTAGCCAAGGGAACCCATTGAGCCCACTGCTTGCAAATGTGTACCTTACGCCGTTTGACAAGGAGATGGAGAAAAGAGGATTGAGATTCGTCCGCTACGCCGACGACTGCCAGCTTTTCACCAAATCCGACTACGCGGCGGCGCGTGTGATGAAGAACGCAACGAAGTATCTGGAAGGCAAGCTGAAGCTGAAGGTGAATGTCGAGAAGACTGAAGCCAGAGAAGCCAAAGGCTCCAGTTTTCTTGGGTTCACCTTCATCACCCTGGGAAGCAAGGAAAACGGAAGAGGAGTGTGCAGACCAAGGGGTGAGAAAATCGAGGGCCTCAAGGGAAAACACAAGGAGATAACCAAGAGGAACCGAGGAGTGTCGGTACATCAGGTAATCAAGGAGATAAATGAAACCATGTAG
- the lepA gene encoding translation elongation factor 4: MPADITLTRNFCIIAHIDHGKSTLADRFIEKAKLYVSRGPAQDQMLDNMDIERERGITIKSQAVTIPYTAADGKTYELNLVDTPGHVDFSYEVSRAISSCEGALLIVDASQGVEAQTLANLYMAMEHNLTIIPVINKIDLPSADIDACLHQIDHDLGLESEETVLVSAKTGVGVDELFEAIVNQIPPPEGKDVLPLQALIFDSHYDAYRGVIVHCRVFDGTLEAGSEVRFMHTDTPYKVEEVGFFQLGLVKTDALHAGDVGYVITGVKTISDVRVGDTITTVKNAAKKPLPGFKDVKPVVFSSIYPVDTNDYEELVSAIERLKLNDASLIYEKDSSAALGFGFRCGFLGMLHLEVIQERIEREFGLSIVFTSPSVKYIVHMKNGEVVNIDNPLEYPDPMRVEYSEEPFIQANIITPSQFVGPLITLCMEKRGVQVGMNYLDEKRVELMYEMPLSEVLFEFYDRMKSVSRGYASFDYQLIGYKKTDLVRMDILVNGEPVDALSQLVFRGSSQLRGKQVCERLRGEIPRQQYKIAIQAAIGGTIVSRETITAFRKDVTAKCYGGDISRKRKLLEKQKEGKKRMKMVGNVEIPQSAFLAVLKSDDSSK, encoded by the coding sequence ATGCCAGCTGATATTACACTGACACGGAATTTTTGCATCATTGCGCATATAGACCACGGTAAGTCTACTCTTGCCGATCGCTTTATCGAAAAAGCAAAGCTCTATGTGTCTCGTGGTCCTGCGCAGGACCAGATGCTCGACAATATGGATATTGAGAGAGAACGCGGGATTACCATCAAGAGCCAAGCGGTAACCATTCCCTACACGGCAGCCGATGGTAAAACGTATGAGCTGAATCTTGTTGATACTCCGGGACATGTTGACTTTTCCTATGAGGTAAGCCGTGCCATCAGCTCATGTGAGGGTGCCTTGCTGATCGTTGATGCTTCCCAAGGTGTCGAGGCACAGACCTTGGCAAACTTGTATATGGCCATGGAACATAACCTCACCATCATTCCGGTCATCAACAAAATTGATTTACCTTCTGCTGATATTGATGCTTGCTTGCATCAGATTGATCATGACTTGGGTTTGGAATCAGAAGAGACTGTTTTGGTGAGTGCAAAAACTGGTGTAGGAGTGGATGAGCTTTTTGAGGCAATCGTCAATCAGATTCCTCCACCAGAAGGAAAAGACGTCCTTCCTCTCCAGGCCCTGATCTTTGACTCCCATTACGATGCTTATCGTGGAGTCATTGTTCACTGTCGTGTTTTCGATGGAACGTTGGAGGCTGGCTCCGAAGTTCGCTTCATGCATACCGACACGCCCTATAAGGTAGAGGAAGTTGGTTTTTTCCAGCTTGGTTTGGTTAAGACAGATGCGCTGCATGCAGGGGATGTCGGGTACGTGATTACCGGTGTAAAGACTATCAGTGATGTGAGGGTTGGTGATACTATCACCACGGTCAAGAATGCTGCGAAGAAACCACTTCCAGGATTCAAGGATGTGAAACCAGTAGTTTTCAGTTCAATCTACCCAGTTGATACCAATGACTATGAAGAGTTGGTGAGTGCAATAGAAAGGCTCAAGCTCAATGATGCTTCCTTGATCTATGAGAAGGACAGTTCAGCTGCTCTGGGTTTTGGATTCCGGTGTGGGTTCTTGGGAATGTTGCATCTTGAGGTCATCCAGGAGCGTATTGAGCGCGAGTTTGGACTGTCAATCGTATTTACCAGCCCTTCGGTTAAGTACATCGTACATATGAAAAATGGAGAAGTTGTCAATATTGACAACCCCCTTGAGTACCCAGATCCAATGCGGGTTGAATATTCAGAGGAGCCCTTCATCCAAGCCAACATTATCACACCCAGTCAATTCGTAGGACCGCTGATAACGCTCTGCATGGAGAAACGTGGGGTTCAGGTGGGAATGAATTACCTTGATGAGAAACGCGTCGAGCTGATGTATGAGATGCCATTGAGCGAGGTGCTCTTTGAGTTCTATGACCGCATGAAATCTGTGAGTCGTGGATACGCTTCGTTCGACTATCAATTGATTGGCTATAAGAAGACCGATTTAGTGAGAATGGATATTCTCGTCAATGGAGAGCCTGTTGATGCGCTGAGCCAACTCGTTTTTCGGGGAAGCAGCCAATTACGAGGAAAGCAGGTCTGTGAACGGCTGAGGGGAGAGATTCCTCGCCAGCAGTACAAGATAGCCATCCAAGCAGCTATCGGTGGGACGATTGTCAGCAGAGAGACCATCACCGCCTTCCGAAAGGATGTTACAGCCAAATGTTATGGTGGTGATATCAGCAGAAAACGTAAGTTGCTCGAGAAACAGAAAGAGGGAAAGAAACGCATGAAAATGGTTGGGAATGTCGAGATACCCCAGAGTGCATTCCTTGCTGTTTTAAAGAGTGATGACAGCTCCAAGTAA
- the udk gene encoding uridine kinase has translation MKEVKIIGITGGSGSGKSTIVKKISEVCTDFVFIPQDNYYRSATFISNSNITAFNFDHPDAFDMELLYEHLKLLKDGKAIEMPQYDFVHHRRKDETVSVAPRSLVIIEGLMILHDSNIRDLLDLKLYVDTPDDIRFIRRLKRDIAERGRTVESVCTQYLEVVRPGHFNFIEPTKAFADLIIPEGGYNENALSVLIPFVKELAG, from the coding sequence ATGAAAGAGGTGAAAATTATTGGGATTACCGGTGGGTCTGGTTCTGGGAAATCCACGATTGTTAAGAAAATCAGTGAAGTATGCACAGATTTTGTGTTTATTCCCCAGGACAACTACTATCGCTCTGCCACGTTTATCAGTAATTCCAATATTACCGCTTTCAACTTTGATCATCCCGATGCCTTTGATATGGAACTGCTCTATGAACATCTGAAGCTGCTCAAGGATGGTAAGGCCATAGAGATGCCCCAGTATGATTTCGTCCATCACCGAAGAAAGGACGAGACGGTATCTGTTGCGCCGAGAAGTCTGGTTATTATTGAAGGGTTGATGATTTTGCATGATAGCAACATAAGAGATTTGTTGGATCTGAAACTGTACGTAGACACTCCAGATGATATACGCTTCATTAGAAGGTTGAAACGTGATATTGCAGAGCGAGGAAGAACTGTCGAGAGTGTATGTACACAGTATCTTGAGGTTGTAAGACCGGGCCATTTTAATTTTATCGAACCAACCAAGGCTTTCGCTGACTTGATTATTCCTGAAGGTGGGTATAATGAGAATGCTCTATCGGTACTTATTCCCTTTGTAAAGGAACTTGCTGGTTGA
- a CDS encoding 5'-nucleotidase C-terminal domain-containing protein, giving the protein MKRLSRTIMTAMLVALLAFSLVGCKSTAKVEPIPPAPVEPAPEPVTPVEPAPELVEVPEPEPMPEPAPPAPAPAPAPAPVAEEPKELVYPYGVQEIVKNDDGAKVFDLIIVHTNDLNGNIYSENGGLGLARLSTALKAGRALTDNWLLLNSGNVGEVPAEAAMLAAEVVDELGYDAYTPQAVQLATGIAGTKKALPLSANALDANGYLVAQPYQVYNYNGFKVGVVGLVAPKPIQGVSFTSDLILDNAQYAVDMAQDYVDYIVVLSDLGSKGDLTSEMVAQNIDGIDLIVDGNGSAMAKTVNGTLIVRADEMLKSVGGVQVSVANGKVKSVVPMILPAADVLDPAKSAIAKAYEPFARAMGYTLQVSVPEDPSIVSMIGATPKPMVKAEVPAKAEAPAPAPVVKEEAPAPAPAPAPAPAPVAEEPKELVYPYGVQEIVKNDDGAKVFDLIIVHTNDLNGNIYSENGGLGLARLSTALKAGRALTDNWLLLNSGNVGEVPAEAAMLAAEVVDELGYDAYTPQAVQLATGIAGTKKALPLSANALDANGYLVAQPYQVYNYNGFKVGVVGLVAPKPIQGVSFTSDLILDNAQYAVDMAQDYVDYIVVLSDLGSKGDLTSEMVAQNIDGIDLIVDGNGSAMAKTVNGTLIVRADEMLKSVGGVQVSVANGKVKSVVPMILPAADVLDPAKSAIAKAYEPFARAMGYTLQVSVPEDPSIVSMIGATPKPMVKAEVPAKAEAPAPAPVVKEEAPAPAPAPAPAPAPVAEERKPVEYPLGVFEIVKNADGAKEFDLFVVHTNDVHGRVVSSEDNVGYSKLATMLKVGRGITDNILVLDAGDVTHGTNIVNMFEGETVGVLLDMLGYDAVAPGNHDFNYGVDRLLEAAEIAENYTDIKVLSANVLDENGYMLFQPYQVYNFNDFTVGVVGLTTPDTATKTHPKNVEGVYFANEEIFEIGQQAIDMAKQYVDYIIVLGHIGMDPDGASGLTTDKIVSNIKGIDLFVDGHSHTLLKQGMKIGDTMVVSTGEYMENLGLVQLHVKNDEVTAVYPMMIPAADVWNAKDSDLAKQYGIAEVPNDAEVDEYLGYMTAKLDAKLNTVIATVPEMLDGERANVRTKPTNLSRLITRAMTAESGADFTITNGGGIRASIDAGEVTIGEVINVLPFTNIITVVEVTGADVYAALEHGYSKLPETNGAFSQTDLQVVYNRYGKPGSRILRVLLNGKAIDKNATYKVATNDFMAAGGDGYTMFGKVLSEGSLLSDVFIEFLSKNYPAK; this is encoded by the coding sequence GTGAAACGTCTTTCAAGAACAATTATGACAGCAATGCTGGTAGCTTTGTTGGCTTTTTCCCTTGTTGGCTGTAAGAGCACTGCAAAGGTAGAACCAATCCCCCCAGCTCCTGTTGAACCCGCTCCTGAGCCGGTAACCCCTGTAGAACCCGCTCCTGAGCTCGTAGAGGTGCCAGAACCAGAGCCAATGCCAGAGCCGGCTCCACCCGCCCCTGCACCTGCCCCTGCACCAGCACCGGTAGCTGAGGAACCCAAGGAATTGGTGTATCCCTATGGTGTGCAGGAGATCGTAAAGAATGATGACGGAGCGAAGGTATTCGATCTGATTATTGTACATACCAACGACCTGAACGGTAACATCTACAGCGAGAACGGCGGACTTGGTCTTGCAAGGCTGTCCACTGCGCTGAAGGCTGGCCGTGCACTTACCGACAACTGGTTGCTGTTGAACAGCGGCAATGTCGGCGAGGTACCGGCTGAGGCTGCGATGCTGGCCGCCGAGGTGGTTGATGAGCTTGGCTACGATGCCTACACCCCACAGGCAGTGCAGCTGGCTACCGGTATTGCCGGGACGAAGAAGGCCCTTCCGTTGAGTGCGAATGCACTGGATGCGAACGGGTACCTGGTCGCCCAGCCATATCAGGTGTACAACTACAACGGCTTCAAGGTCGGCGTGGTAGGGCTTGTTGCCCCGAAACCGATCCAGGGAGTGAGCTTCACCAGTGATCTGATTCTGGACAATGCACAGTACGCTGTGGACATGGCCCAGGATTATGTTGACTACATCGTGGTGCTCAGCGACCTTGGCAGCAAGGGCGATCTCACCAGTGAGATGGTAGCCCAGAACATTGACGGCATCGACCTGATTGTCGACGGCAATGGTTCTGCAATGGCCAAGACCGTGAACGGCACCCTGATTGTACGTGCAGACGAGATGCTGAAGAGCGTCGGTGGCGTGCAGGTAAGTGTAGCAAACGGAAAGGTGAAGAGCGTTGTACCAATGATTCTTCCCGCAGCCGATGTGCTTGACCCTGCCAAGAGTGCAATTGCCAAGGCTTATGAGCCGTTTGCAAGAGCAATGGGTTACACCCTGCAGGTAAGCGTGCCTGAGGATCCCTCCATTGTATCGATGATTGGCGCAACCCCGAAGCCGATGGTGAAGGCAGAGGTCCCTGCAAAGGCAGAGGCACCGGCACCAGCACCTGTGGTTAAGGAAGAAGCACCAGCCCCCGCCCCTGCACCTGCCCCTGCACCAGCACCGGTAGCTGAGGAACCCAAGGAATTGGTGTATCCCTATGGTGTGCAGGAGATCGTAAAGAATGATGACGGAGCGAAGGTATTCGATCTGATTATTGTACATACCAACGACCTGAACGGTAACATCTACAGCGAGAACGGCGGACTTGGTCTTGCAAGGCTGTCCACTGCGCTGAAGGCTGGCCGTGCACTTACCGACAACTGGTTGCTGTTGAACAGCGGCAATGTCGGCGAGGTACCGGCTGAGGCTGCGATGCTGGCCGCCGAGGTGGTTGATGAGCTTGGCTACGATGCCTACACCCCACAGGCAGTGCAGCTGGCTACCGGTATTGCCGGGACGAAGAAGGCCCTTCCGTTGAGTGCGAATGCACTGGATGCGAACGGGTACCTGGTCGCCCAGCCATATCAGGTGTACAACTACAACGGCTTCAAGGTCGGCGTGGTAGGGCTTGTTGCCCCGAAACCGATCCAGGGAGTGAGCTTCACCAGTGATCTGATTCTGGACAATGCACAGTACGCTGTGGACATGGCCCAGGATTATGTTGACTACATCGTGGTGCTCAGCGACCTTGGCAGCAAGGGCGATCTCACCAGTGAGATGGTAGCCCAGAACATTGACGGCATCGACCTGATTGTCGACGGCAATGGTTCTGCAATGGCCAAGACCGTGAACGGCACCCTGATTGTACGTGCAGACGAGATGCTGAAGAGCGTCGGTGGCGTGCAGGTAAGTGTAGCAAACGGAAAGGTGAAGAGCGTTGTACCAATGATTCTTCCCGCAGCCGATGTGCTTGACCCTGCCAAGAGTGCAATTGCCAAGGCTTATGAGCCGTTTGCAAGAGCAATGGGTTACACCCTGCAGGTAAGCGTGCCTGAGGATCCCTCCATTGTATCGATGATTGGCGCAACCCCGAAGCCGATGGTGAAGGCAGAGGTCCCTGCAAAGGCAGAGGCACCGGCACCAGCACCTGTGGTTAAGGAAGAAGCACCAGCCCCCGCCCCTGCACCTGCCCCTGCACCAGCACCGGTAGCTGAGGAACGCAAGCCAGTTGAGTATCCACTTGGAGTATTCGAGATTGTGAAAAACGCTGATGGCGCAAAAGAGTTTGATCTCTTTGTTGTCCATACCAACGATGTACACGGTCGTGTGGTTTCCAGTGAAGACAATGTAGGCTATTCAAAGCTTGCTACTATGTTGAAGGTTGGACGCGGTATTACCGATAACATCCTTGTACTTGACGCAGGTGATGTGACTCATGGAACCAATATTGTTAATATGTTCGAAGGTGAGACCGTTGGTGTCTTGCTTGATATGCTTGGTTATGATGCAGTAGCACCCGGCAACCACGACTTCAACTATGGTGTTGATCGCCTTCTTGAAGCAGCTGAGATTGCTGAGAACTACACTGACATCAAGGTCTTGAGTGCGAACGTATTGGATGAGAACGGTTATATGTTATTCCAGCCTTATCAGGTCTACAATTTCAACGACTTTACTGTTGGCGTTGTTGGTTTGACCACTCCTGATACAGCTACCAAGACCCATCCGAAGAATGTTGAAGGCGTATATTTCGCCAACGAAGAGATCTTCGAGATTGGCCAGCAGGCAATCGATATGGCTAAGCAGTATGTTGATTACATCATCGTACTTGGTCACATCGGAATGGATCCTGATGGTGCAAGTGGCTTGACCACTGATAAGATCGTAAGCAACATCAAGGGTATTGACTTGTTTGTTGACGGTCACAGTCATACATTGTTGAAGCAGGGAATGAAGATTGGTGACACAATGGTTGTCTCAACCGGTGAGTACATGGAAAATCTGGGCTTGGTCCAGCTCCATGTTAAGAACGACGAAGTAACCGCTGTCTATCCGATGATGATTCCTGCTGCAGATGTCTGGAATGCCAAGGATTCTGATCTTGCTAAGCAGTATGGTATTGCAGAAGTACCAAACGATGCTGAAGTCGATGAGTACCTCGGTTATATGACCGCTAAGCTTGATGCTAAGCTCAATACAGTTATTGCAACTGTACCTGAGATGCTTGATGGCGAACGTGCAAATGTCCGTACCAAGCCGACCAACCTTTCCAGGTTGATCACCAGGGCAATGACTGCTGAGAGTGGTGCCGACTTCACCATTACCAATGGTGGTGGTATCCGTGCATCCATCGACGCTGGTGAGGTTACGATCGGTGAAGTGATTAACGTCCTGCCGTTCACCAACATCATCACTGTTGTTGAGGTAACCGGAGCTGATGTCTATGCTGCACTTGAGCATGGTTACAGCAAGTTGCCTGAGACCAATGGTGCATTCTCCCAGACTGACCTTCAGGTTGTTTACAACCGTTATGGCAAGCCTGGTAGTCGTATCCTGAGAGTCCTTCTCAACGGTAAGGCGATTGATAAGAATGCAACCTACAAGGTCGCAACCAACGACTTCATGGCCGCTGGCGGTGATGGCTATACCATGTTTGGTAAGGTCCTCTCTGAAGGCTCCTTGCTCAGCGATGTGTTCATCGAGTTCCTCTCGAAGAACTACCCCGCAAAGTAA